A genomic window from Paenibacillus sp. FSL K6-0276 includes:
- a CDS encoding acyl-CoA thioesterase: MTDEKNPQTMPAFKYCRESRVFKTGRVFPNDVNNHKTLFGGKLMSGIDEVASISAMRHCRANVVTASTDSVDFLRPIRPTDSVCFESFVSWTGRTSIEVFVKIISENLYTGERAVAATSFLTFVAVGEDGIPTPVPAIIPETDEEKLINESANERSELRKVRRTISKKLAAELNTVKYWE; encoded by the coding sequence ATGACCGATGAAAAAAATCCACAAACGATGCCGGCTTTCAAATATTGCCGTGAATCCCGCGTCTTCAAAACCGGGCGCGTTTTCCCTAATGATGTCAACAATCACAAAACATTGTTTGGCGGCAAGCTCATGAGTGGCATTGATGAAGTAGCCTCCATTTCAGCTATGCGCCATTGCCGTGCTAACGTCGTCACAGCCTCTACAGACTCTGTCGACTTCTTGAGGCCCATCCGACCTACAGACTCTGTATGCTTCGAATCCTTCGTATCTTGGACCGGACGTACAAGCATAGAGGTATTCGTAAAGATTATTTCAGAAAATCTGTATACTGGTGAGCGCGCCGTCGCTGCCACTTCATTTCTTACCTTTGTTGCAGTCGGGGAGGATGGCATCCCAACCCCAGTTCCTGCCATTATCCCGGAAACCGATGAAGAAAAGCTGATCAACGAATCAGCTAATGAACGATCTGAGTTGCGCAAAGTGAGGAGAACCATCAGTAAAAAGCTCGCTGCCGAGCTCAATACCGTTAAATACTGGGAATAA